In Phenylobacterium koreense, one DNA window encodes the following:
- a CDS encoding CheR family methyltransferase has translation MTTGADTRARGGGAGLVEGEFLFTDEDFRKIAQILHSHAGIALAEGKAALVYSRLAKRLRSLGLRSFREYCALVEGNQGLDERQAMMAALTTNVTRYFREPHHFDHLREVVMPTLAERARKGGRVRLWSAACSNGQEPYSMAITVLQALPEAASLDVKILATDIDPNMIAEGKAGVYREDAVAPVPLDLRRKWFRKATGGWEVADDLRDLVAFRELNLIGEWPMRGKFDAIFCRNVVIYFDEPTQERIWSRFAPMLEPGGTLYIGHSERVTGPAASRFETTGLTTYALKGAA, from the coding sequence ATGACGACCGGCGCCGACACGCGCGCCCGGGGGGGCGGAGCCGGCCTGGTCGAAGGCGAGTTCCTGTTCACCGACGAGGACTTCCGCAAGATCGCACAGATCCTGCACAGCCACGCCGGCATCGCGCTGGCCGAGGGCAAGGCCGCGCTTGTCTATTCGCGGCTGGCCAAGCGGCTGCGGTCGCTGGGCCTGCGCTCCTTCCGTGAGTATTGCGCCCTGGTCGAGGGCAATCAGGGTCTGGACGAGCGCCAGGCCATGATGGCCGCCCTGACCACCAATGTGACCCGCTATTTCCGCGAACCGCACCACTTCGACCACCTGCGTGAAGTGGTGATGCCGACCCTGGCCGAGCGGGCGCGCAAGGGCGGCCGCGTGCGCCTCTGGTCGGCCGCCTGCTCCAACGGCCAGGAGCCCTACTCCATGGCCATCACCGTCCTGCAGGCCCTTCCGGAGGCGGCCAGCCTGGACGTGAAGATCCTCGCCACCGACATCGACCCGAACATGATCGCCGAGGGCAAGGCGGGCGTGTATCGCGAGGACGCCGTCGCCCCGGTGCCGCTGGACCTGCGCCGCAAGTGGTTCAGGAAGGCGACCGGCGGCTGGGAAGTCGCGGACGACCTGCGCGACCTGGTGGCGTTCCGCGAGCTGAACCTCATCGGCGAATGGCCGATGCGCGGGAAGTTCGACGCCATCTTCTGCCGCAACGTGGTGATCTATTTCGACGAGCCGACCCAAGAGCGGATCTGGAGCCGTTTCGCCCCGATGCTGGAGCCGGGCGGCACGCTCTATATCGGCCATTCCGAGCGGGTCACCGGACCCGCCGCGTCCCGGTTCGAGACCACCGGCCTGACCACCTACGCACTGAAGGGAGCCGCCTGA
- a CDS encoding chemotaxis protein CheD, with amino-acid sequence MIVENVPGRPGRRIHVVQGEHHISNDPDVVLTTILGSCVAVCMRDPKAGVGGMNHFLLPEGRAEGLDEGRRYGAYAMELLINDLLRAGARRDRLEAKLFGGARMFGGLSDVGASNAAFAEKFLRDEGIPVVGSSLGGLSARRVRYWPTTGRAQQRTVTDNAELTHLREPVARVPALVSDEGSVELF; translated from the coding sequence ATGATCGTCGAGAACGTCCCCGGACGACCTGGCAGACGGATCCATGTGGTGCAGGGCGAGCATCACATCTCGAACGATCCGGATGTCGTCTTGACCACGATCCTCGGATCGTGCGTGGCCGTGTGCATGCGCGATCCCAAAGCCGGGGTCGGAGGGATGAACCACTTTCTCCTGCCGGAAGGCCGCGCCGAGGGACTGGACGAAGGCCGCCGCTACGGCGCCTACGCCATGGAACTGCTGATCAACGACCTGCTGCGCGCCGGCGCGCGCCGTGATCGGCTGGAGGCCAAGCTGTTCGGCGGCGCGAGGATGTTCGGCGGGCTCTCGGACGTCGGCGCGTCCAACGCGGCCTTCGCGGAAAAATTCCTCCGCGACGAAGGTATTCCGGTCGTCGGATCGAGCCTGGGCGGGCTTTCGGCGCGGCGGGTTCGATACTGGCCGACCACCGGCCGCGCCCAGCAGCGGACGGTCACTGATAACGCCGAGCTAACCCATCTGCGCGAACCTGTGGCCAGAGTTCCGGCTCTCGTCTCCGACGAGGGATCGGTGGAGCTGTTCTGA
- a CDS encoding protein-glutamate methylesterase/protein-glutamine glutaminase, whose amino-acid sequence MMSIGVLVVDDSATMRGLIAAALKRDPDIEVLGFANDPIEAREQIKKLNPDVVTLDVEMPKMNGIEFLEKIMRLRPTPVVMVSTLTQAGADVTLAALELGAVDCIGKPVGGVTAQEAFSELTAKVKAAARARVKPYSGPAAPVERDSDYRASDCVLAIGSSTGGVEALMTILATFPATCPPTVITQHMPATFTKSFAARLDKISGAHVTEAKDGDRLVPGHVYLAPGGDLHMEVAGVSQPVIRLRAGEPVNGHRPSVDVLFESMAKLHRPTVGVILTGMGRDGAAGLLTMRQSGARTLGQDESSSVVYGMPRVAFEIGAVERQYGLSRMGPAILNLCSAADHQRTA is encoded by the coding sequence CTGATGAGCATCGGGGTCCTGGTCGTCGACGACAGCGCGACCATGCGCGGCCTGATCGCCGCTGCGCTGAAGCGCGATCCCGACATCGAGGTGCTGGGCTTCGCCAACGATCCGATCGAGGCGCGCGAGCAGATCAAGAAGCTCAATCCCGACGTGGTCACCCTGGACGTCGAGATGCCGAAGATGAACGGCATCGAGTTCCTCGAGAAGATCATGCGGCTTCGGCCGACCCCGGTGGTGATGGTCTCGACCCTCACCCAGGCCGGCGCCGACGTGACCCTGGCGGCCCTGGAACTGGGCGCGGTGGACTGCATCGGCAAGCCGGTAGGCGGGGTCACGGCCCAGGAAGCCTTCTCGGAGCTCACCGCCAAGGTGAAGGCCGCCGCCCGCGCGCGGGTGAAGCCCTATAGCGGCCCGGCCGCTCCCGTCGAGCGGGACAGCGACTATCGCGCGTCAGACTGCGTCCTGGCGATCGGCTCGTCGACCGGTGGGGTCGAAGCGCTGATGACCATCCTGGCGACCTTTCCGGCCACCTGCCCGCCGACCGTCATCACCCAGCACATGCCGGCGACCTTCACCAAGAGTTTCGCCGCGCGGCTGGACAAGATCTCGGGGGCTCATGTCACCGAGGCCAAGGACGGCGATCGGCTGGTCCCCGGCCACGTCTACCTCGCCCCTGGCGGCGACCTGCATATGGAAGTGGCCGGCGTCTCTCAGCCCGTCATCCGTCTGCGAGCGGGCGAGCCGGTCAACGGCCACCGGCCTTCGGTGGACGTGCTGTTCGAATCGATGGCCAAATTGCACCGTCCGACGGTCGGCGTAATCTTGACCGGCATGGGCCGGGACGGCGCGGCCGGCCTGCTCACCATGCGTCAGTCCGGCGCCCGCACGCTGGGCCAGGACGAGTCCTCAAGCGTCGTCTACGGCATGCCGAGGGTCGCCTTCGAAATCGGCGCCGTCGAAAGGCAGTACGGCCTTTCCCGGATGGGCCCCGCAATATTGAACCTCTGCTCCGCCGCAGACCACCAAAGGACCGCGTGA
- a CDS encoding response regulator codes for MGLNPDSRVRFNLERASVLLLEDSGMGMGILVQILTGFGAKVLHRCESVAEAQETVGRVELDLVICDAMRGEGYEFIKWLRASRIEPNRYVPVLLISGHTPSHAVAKARDCGAHFIMAKPLTPITLLERILWIAREGRCFVECDTYVGPDRRFKNAGVPPGMVGRRRDDLKGEIGQAEGPNMDQELIDGMVRTRRVEL; via the coding sequence ATGGGGCTGAATCCGGATTCTCGCGTCCGCTTCAATCTGGAGCGGGCCTCGGTGCTCCTGCTGGAGGATTCGGGCATGGGGATGGGAATCCTCGTGCAGATCCTCACCGGGTTCGGCGCCAAGGTCCTGCATCGCTGCGAGTCGGTGGCGGAGGCCCAGGAGACGGTGGGCCGGGTCGAGCTGGACCTCGTGATCTGCGACGCCATGCGCGGCGAAGGCTACGAGTTCATCAAGTGGCTGCGGGCCAGCCGGATCGAGCCCAACCGCTACGTGCCGGTCCTTCTCATCTCCGGCCACACGCCGAGCCACGCGGTCGCGAAGGCGCGCGATTGCGGCGCACATTTCATCATGGCCAAGCCGCTGACGCCGATCACGCTGCTCGAACGCATCCTCTGGATCGCCCGCGAGGGCCGGTGCTTCGTGGAGTGCGATACCTATGTCGGCCCCGATCGTCGTTTCAAGAACGCGGGCGTGCCGCCGGGCATGGTCGGTCGCCGGCGCGACGACCTGAAGGGCGAGATCGGCCAGGCCGAGGGCCCCAACATGGATCAGGAACTCATCGACGGCATGGTCAGGACAAGGCGCGTGGAACTATGA
- a CDS encoding response regulator — MPAAASIKTLIVDDQQTMRSLIRTSLNALGISNTREAPDGEEALRQLIQGPANLVITDFNMPKLDGLGLLRAIRAHGPTSKTAVIMLTGRADRELVQRAVQFGVNNYLVKPFTTQTLKEKIEAVFGPLT; from the coding sequence ATGCCCGCAGCCGCCAGCATCAAGACCTTGATCGTCGATGACCAGCAGACCATGCGTTCGCTGATCCGCACCAGCCTGAACGCCCTGGGCATCTCCAACACCCGCGAGGCGCCGGACGGCGAGGAGGCCCTGCGCCAGTTGATCCAGGGGCCAGCGAACCTGGTGATCACCGACTTCAACATGCCCAAGCTGGACGGGCTGGGCCTGCTGCGCGCGATCCGCGCCCACGGCCCGACCTCCAAGACGGCGGTGATCATGCTGACCGGCCGCGCGGACCGCGAGCTCGTGCAGCGCGCCGTGCAGTTCGGCGTCAACAACTACCTGGTGAAGCCCTTCACCACCCAGACGTTGAAGGAAAAGATCGAAGCGGTGTTCGGCCCCCTCACATGA
- a CDS encoding response regulator, whose amino-acid sequence MALDPKIRINLDRSVVLLVDDNPQALEALSSMFRGFGVRKQFKAASGAEAMHIVKTQELDLIITDSSMPDMDGYDFVRWLRREGPDAARFAPVIMLTGHAARSMVEKSRDSGANFVVSKPFTPEILLQRVFWVAKDERQMVVAASYVGPDRRFKNVGPPLGMKGRRKDDLSGHVGAATTPNMDQSDIDMLLRPSKVQL is encoded by the coding sequence ATGGCCCTCGACCCCAAGATCAGGATCAACCTGGACCGCTCGGTAGTCCTGCTGGTCGACGACAATCCGCAGGCGCTCGAGGCGCTGTCCTCGATGTTCCGCGGCTTCGGGGTCCGCAAGCAGTTCAAGGCGGCCTCGGGGGCCGAGGCGATGCACATCGTCAAGACCCAGGAACTCGACCTCATCATCACCGACTCCTCCATGCCTGACATGGACGGCTACGACTTCGTCCGCTGGCTGCGCCGAGAGGGGCCGGACGCGGCCCGGTTCGCCCCGGTGATCATGCTGACCGGCCACGCCGCCCGCAGCATGGTGGAAAAGAGCCGCGATTCCGGCGCCAACTTCGTGGTCTCCAAGCCCTTCACCCCCGAGATCCTGCTGCAGCGGGTGTTCTGGGTGGCCAAGGATGAGCGCCAGATGGTGGTGGCCGCGAGCTATGTCGGCCCCGACCGCCGTTTCAAGAACGTCGGGCCGCCGCTCGGCATGAAGGGTCGGCGCAAGGACGACCTTTCAGGTCATGTGGGGGCTGCGACCACGCCGAACATGGATCAATCCGATATCGACATGCTGTTGAGACCTTCGAAGGTGCAGCTATGA
- a CDS encoding zinc-binding dehydrogenase: MAESLQLRSLVKSSGELELSLARVPIPEPGADEVVVRIEASPINPSDLGLLLGPADLSKLKVNGSGDDAVVTAPVPQQFLRALTARLDQSMPVGNEGAGVVIAAGASPQAQGLMGKTVALLGGAMYAQHRLAKAADVLVLPDDATPADGASCFVNPLTALSMTEVMRREGHTALVHTAAASNLGQMLQKICTKDGIGLVNIVRSQQQVELLKGIGAQHVLDSTAPDFMDRLVEALDATGATLAFDAIGGGKLASQILSAMEIVASRKATEYSRYGSAVHKQVYIYGGLDTRPTELARNYGLNWGVSGWLLTPFLAKIGPEAAGKLRARVAAELKTTFASHYTAQISLAEVLKPEVIAAYNKRATGEKYLVAPNKGA; encoded by the coding sequence ATGGCCGAGAGCCTGCAACTGCGTTCGCTGGTGAAGTCCAGCGGCGAACTGGAACTTTCCCTGGCGCGCGTGCCGATCCCCGAACCGGGCGCTGACGAGGTGGTGGTGCGGATCGAAGCCTCGCCGATCAATCCGTCGGACCTTGGCCTGCTGCTGGGCCCGGCCGACCTCTCCAAGCTCAAGGTGAACGGCTCAGGCGACGACGCCGTGGTGACCGCGCCCGTGCCGCAGCAGTTCCTGCGCGCCCTGACCGCGCGGCTGGACCAGTCGATGCCGGTCGGCAACGAAGGCGCCGGGGTCGTGATCGCCGCTGGCGCCTCGCCGCAGGCCCAGGGCCTGATGGGCAAGACCGTCGCCCTGCTCGGCGGCGCCATGTACGCGCAGCATCGCCTGGCGAAGGCGGCGGACGTGCTGGTGCTGCCCGATGACGCGACGCCGGCGGACGGCGCCTCGTGCTTCGTCAATCCGCTGACGGCGCTCAGCATGACCGAGGTCATGCGCCGCGAGGGCCACACCGCCCTGGTGCACACGGCCGCCGCGTCCAACCTCGGGCAGATGCTCCAGAAAATCTGCACCAAGGATGGCATCGGGCTGGTCAATATCGTCCGTAGCCAGCAGCAGGTCGAGCTGCTGAAGGGCATTGGCGCTCAGCACGTTCTGGACTCGACCGCGCCGGATTTCATGGACCGCCTGGTCGAGGCGCTGGACGCCACCGGCGCCACCCTGGCCTTCGACGCGATCGGCGGCGGCAAGCTGGCCTCGCAGATCCTGTCGGCCATGGAGATCGTCGCCAGCCGCAAGGCCACCGAATACAGCCGCTATGGCTCGGCCGTGCACAAGCAGGTCTACATCTATGGCGGCCTGGACACCCGGCCGACGGAGCTGGCCCGCAACTACGGCCTCAACTGGGGCGTCAGCGGCTGGCTGCTGACCCCGTTCCTCGCCAAGATCGGCCCGGAGGCCGCCGGCAAGCTGCGGGCCCGCGTCGCCGCCGAGTTGAAGACCACCTTCGCCAGCCACTACACGGCGCAGATCTCCCTAGCCGAGGTCCTCAAGCCGGAGGTCATCGCCGCCTACAACAAGCGCGCGACCGGAGAAAAGTATCTGGTGGCGCCGAACAAGGGCGCCTGA